The following DNA comes from Sandaracinaceae bacterium.
CGATGGCGGTGGGGATGCGCCCGAAGTCGCGGCCCAACGCTGCGCTCAGCAGCTTCTCGAGGAACGGCGTGCCGGCCGGGCGCCCCTGCGCGCGGACGACGGCGGGCTCTCCGTTCGTGCCGTCGTTGATGACACCCACGAACTCCGTGACGATGCTCATGCGGCCCATGAAGATGAAGAACTCGCCGAAGTCGCCCGGCTCGAACAATTGGCCGCCCACGACCTGCGCGATGCCCACTGGGCGCCCGCCCCACGGGTCGTAGTTGTCCGAGGGGCCCACGTCCTCGATCACAACGGCGATCTTGTCGTTGGCGAGGATGAAGTCGCCTGCGGCCCACGACTGCAACCCGGAGTGGAACTCCGGGAGCATGCCCGCCGTGGCGCGCCCTGCCAGCGCCTGCGTCGACGTGGCGCCGAGCGGGTTGGCCACGCCGTCACCCCCCTCGTCGTACCAGGGCCCGTCGGGTACCTGCAGCGGGCCGCCGCCGAGATCGCCGAGATCCTCCCCTTGGTCCGTGACGGCCTGGTCGTCCACGCTGGCGTCGGGACTGCCGCCATCGCCTCCGCACCCAGGGTGCAGGGACAGCAGGGCGAGGAGACAAGAGACCCACGCGCGCGCGCGCCGGGGAGCAGCAGGTGTCACGGACATCGCGGCAGTGTAACCTGCTTCGCGGCTCTGTTGCCCGATTGTCGCATCAGGCGCGCAGACGGGTGCCCGAGTCGCGTTGCGCGTCGTCTGGCGAGACGTCGCTCGCGGGATGGCGCGCCCACCACGCGGCCAGCGCGCTCCCGAGCACACAGTGGAAAACGGCGCTGAGTGCCGAAGGGACGGCCGTGAGCGGGTTCGCGAAGTGCGCCCGCGCCAGCACGCTGCCCAGCCCCGAGTTCTGCATGCCCACCTCGATGGACACCGTGCGCGCCACGGTGCCGAACATGGGCTGCCGCGAGAGCAGGCCCCCCAGCACGAACGCCAGGCCGAACCCAGCCGCGTGCGTGGCGAGCACGGCCAGCACCAGCGACGGCCCCGCGTCGAAGAGCGCGTCTCGGTTGAGCCCGAGGATGGCGCTCACGATGAGCACGATGGCGACCACCGCCGCGACCGGCGCGACCGGCAGGATGACGGCCGTCAGTCGCGGGAGCTGGGTGCGGATGAACAGCCCGCCCACCACCGGGAGCAGCACGACGCCCGCGGTGGTCTGCAGCATGGCGAGCGGGTCCACCTCGACCGTGTCGCCGATCAACAGCGTGGAGAGCAGCGGCGTCATGAAGGCGGCCAGCAAGGTGGACACGGCCGTCATGGTCACCGACAGCGCCACGTCCGCGCCGGCCAGGTAGGCCACTACGTTGCTGGCGGTCCCGCCGGGGCAGCAGGCCACCAGGATGAGCCCCACCGCGAACGGGGTGGGTAGCCCGCACGCGCGACCCATCGCGAACCCGAGCAGCGGCATGAGCGTGTACTGCAGCAGCACCCCCACCAGCACGGGCGCACGCAGCGTGGCCACGCGCCG
Coding sequences within:
- a CDS encoding bile acid:sodium symporter family protein; amino-acid sequence: MSAFVRAFPLFITLGAGVALLYPPAFTWFLPYINPGLGVIMLGMGVTLTVDDFRRVATLRAPVLVGVLLQYTLMPLLGFAMGRACGLPTPFAVGLILVACCPGGTASNVVAYLAGADVALSVTMTAVSTLLAAFMTPLLSTLLIGDTVEVDPLAMLQTTAGVVLLPVVGGLFIRTQLPRLTAVILPVAPVAAVVAIVLIVSAILGLNRDALFDAGPSLVLAVLATHAAGFGLAFVLGGLLSRQPMFGTVARTVSIEVGMQNSGLGSVLARAHFANPLTAVPSALSAVFHCVLGSALAAWWARHPASDVSPDDAQRDSGTRLRA